The proteins below come from a single Beutenbergia cavernae DSM 12333 genomic window:
- the prmC gene encoding peptide chain release factor N(5)-glutamine methyltransferase, whose product MSASGDRPAAWLRWGTAELDAAGVPSPRADAETLLASALGVTRAEVRRLVVLDADLPEGRRADFARLVDRRAAREPLQHILGAAPFRHLELAVGPGVFVPRPETEVVAQVAIDEAERLAVDDARPLVVDLCCGAGGIALAVDTEVPASRVVAVDLAPEAVALTRRNDAAVGTRTMRIEHGDVRDSELLADLDGTVDVVVSNPPYIPPDAEPTEPEVRDHDPDLALYGGGVDGLDVPRAVVLASTRLLRAGGLFVMEHAEVQAAAVREVVTASGAFDDAVTLDDLTGRPRAVVARRR is encoded by the coding sequence GTGAGCGCCTCCGGCGACCGGCCCGCTGCCTGGCTCCGGTGGGGCACGGCCGAGCTCGACGCGGCCGGCGTGCCCAGTCCGCGTGCGGACGCCGAGACCCTGCTCGCCTCCGCGCTCGGCGTCACGCGTGCCGAGGTCCGGCGACTCGTCGTCCTCGACGCCGACCTACCCGAGGGCCGGCGCGCCGACTTTGCGCGCCTCGTGGATCGCCGCGCCGCGCGCGAGCCGCTCCAGCACATCCTCGGTGCCGCGCCGTTCCGGCACCTCGAGCTCGCCGTCGGACCCGGCGTCTTCGTGCCGCGGCCCGAGACCGAGGTCGTGGCTCAGGTGGCCATCGACGAGGCGGAGCGGCTGGCCGTCGACGACGCCCGGCCGCTCGTCGTGGACCTGTGCTGCGGTGCGGGCGGGATCGCGCTCGCCGTCGACACCGAGGTCCCCGCCTCCCGTGTGGTCGCCGTGGACCTCGCGCCCGAGGCCGTCGCTCTGACCCGGCGCAACGACGCCGCCGTCGGCACCCGCACCATGCGGATCGAGCACGGTGACGTCCGCGACTCGGAGCTGCTCGCGGACCTCGACGGCACGGTCGACGTCGTCGTCAGCAACCCGCCGTACATCCCGCCGGACGCGGAGCCCACGGAGCCGGAGGTCCGCGACCACGACCCCGATCTCGCGCTGTACGGCGGGGGAGTCGACGGCCTCGACGTGCCGCGAGCCGTCGTGCTCGCCTCGACCCGCCTGCTGCGCGCGGGCGGGCTGTTCGTGATGGAGCATGCCGAGGTGCAGGCGGCGGCCGTGCGGGAGGTGGTCACGGCGAGCGGAGCCTTCGACGACGCCGTGACGCTCGACGACCTCACCGGACGTCCGCGGGCGGTCGTGGCCCGGCGACGCTGA
- the thrB gene encoding homoserine kinase, translating to MRLVRDLVRVQVPATSANLGPGFDTFGLALALHDTVEVRATAGTTRVEVTGEGAGEVPDGEDHLVVRAVRAGLEEAGAPQAGLELRCHNAIPHGRGLGSSAAAVVAGLIAARGLISDPDALSDDVVLRLAAEWEGHPDNAAAALLGGATLAWTTGRPGTDEAAGVGAVRLDLAPGLTPTVLVPGARLLTSAARAVLPPRVAHADAVFNAARTALLVVALGGRHDLLMTATQDRLHQPFRGEVMAPTLDLVARLRADDHPAAVSGAGPSVLVLGEVPDDAARRAEVSGWQCLPLAVDDAGAFASDADGSVVG from the coding sequence ATGCGACTTGTCCGGGATCTGGTGCGGGTGCAGGTGCCCGCGACGAGCGCCAACCTCGGGCCCGGCTTCGACACGTTCGGGCTGGCCCTCGCCCTCCACGACACCGTCGAGGTGCGCGCGACCGCGGGGACGACCCGCGTCGAGGTGACCGGGGAGGGTGCCGGCGAGGTGCCGGACGGCGAGGACCACCTCGTGGTGCGGGCCGTGCGCGCCGGGCTCGAGGAGGCGGGCGCGCCGCAGGCGGGCCTCGAGCTGCGCTGCCACAACGCGATCCCGCACGGCCGGGGCCTGGGGTCGTCGGCCGCCGCCGTCGTCGCCGGGCTCATCGCCGCGCGCGGTCTGATCTCCGACCCGGACGCGCTGTCCGACGACGTCGTCCTGCGCCTCGCGGCGGAGTGGGAGGGGCACCCGGACAACGCCGCCGCCGCGCTCCTCGGCGGTGCCACGCTCGCGTGGACGACCGGGCGTCCTGGGACGGACGAAGCGGCCGGCGTCGGCGCGGTCCGGCTCGACCTGGCTCCAGGGCTCACGCCGACCGTCCTCGTGCCCGGCGCCCGCCTGCTGACCTCGGCGGCACGCGCCGTCCTGCCGCCACGGGTGGCCCACGCCGACGCCGTGTTCAACGCCGCGCGTACGGCCCTGCTCGTCGTCGCGCTCGGCGGTCGTCACGACCTGCTCATGACGGCGACGCAGGACCGGCTCCACCAGCCGTTCCGCGGCGAGGTGATGGCGCCGACGCTGGACCTGGTGGCGCGGCTGAGGGCCGACGACCACCCGGCGGCCGTCTCCGGCGCGGGACCGAGCGTGCTGGTCCTCGGCGAGGTGCCCGACGACGCCGCCCGGCGCGCGGAGGTGAGCGGATGGCAGTGCCTGCCTCTCGCCGTCGACGACGCCGGGGCGTTCGCGAGCGACGCGGACGGCTCGGTCGTCGGCTGA
- a CDS encoding L-threonylcarbamoyladenylate synthase, giving the protein MTLLDCTDPDNREKSLDAAVEAVTHGGLIVLPTDTVYGIAADAFDKDAVAALLAAKGRGRQKPPPVLVGDHSTLDGLATDVPEVVRTLIERFWPGALTIIVRAQPSLTWDLGYTRGTVALRMPDDEIALDVLRRTGPLATSSANRTGRPAATTAAEAQEQLGARVGVYLDGGPARGGEASTIIDATGPTLSIVREGALSVEVLGEVAPELLPPPPEDETTADGEQPAADVEQPDGETAAAPDGETAADAPSAGETATDEAADEPADVEPATDEAAAAVEPMEAAAPGEIAESAREDVEPVDPTDPPQEQIEAAGPIAPLPPEAVDAEPVTRDGGDHDR; this is encoded by the coding sequence GTGACCCTGCTCGACTGCACCGACCCCGACAACCGGGAGAAGAGTCTCGACGCTGCCGTCGAGGCCGTCACGCACGGTGGACTCATCGTGCTGCCGACCGACACCGTGTACGGCATCGCTGCCGACGCGTTCGACAAGGACGCCGTGGCCGCCCTGCTCGCCGCGAAGGGGAGGGGCCGTCAGAAGCCACCGCCGGTGCTGGTCGGCGACCACTCCACGCTCGACGGTCTCGCGACCGACGTGCCCGAGGTCGTCCGCACACTGATCGAACGCTTCTGGCCCGGCGCCCTGACGATCATCGTGCGCGCCCAGCCGTCACTGACCTGGGACCTCGGGTACACCCGCGGCACCGTCGCCCTGCGGATGCCCGACGACGAGATCGCGCTCGACGTCCTGCGGCGTACGGGCCCTCTCGCCACGTCCAGCGCGAACCGCACCGGCCGACCGGCCGCGACCACGGCCGCCGAGGCGCAGGAGCAGCTCGGAGCCCGGGTCGGCGTGTACCTCGACGGCGGCCCGGCGCGCGGCGGCGAGGCCTCCACGATCATCGACGCGACCGGCCCGACGCTGAGCATCGTCCGCGAGGGGGCGCTGAGCGTCGAGGTGCTCGGTGAGGTGGCACCCGAGCTCCTGCCGCCCCCGCCCGAGGACGAGACCACCGCTGACGGCGAGCAGCCGGCTGCGGACGTCGAGCAGCCGGACGGCGAGACCGCCGCCGCGCCGGACGGCGAGACCGCCGCCGATGCCCCCAGCGCCGGCGAGACCGCCACGGACGAGGCCGCCGACGAGCCCGCAGACGTCGAGCCCGCCACCGACGAGGCCGCAGCGGCGGTGGAGCCGATGGAGGCTGCCGCGCCCGGCGAGATCGCCGAGAGCGCGCGTGAGGACGTCGAGCCGGTCGACCCGACGGACCCGCCCCAGGAGCAGATCGAGGCCGCCGGGCCGATCGCGCCGCTGCCGCCCGAGGCGGTGGATGCCGAGCCGGTGACGCGGGACGGCGGTGACCACGACCGGTGA
- the rpmE gene encoding 50S ribosomal protein L31, with translation MKSGIHPTYVTTTVTCTCGSTFTTRSTAASGQIHADVCSACHPFYTGKQKILDTGGRVARFEARYGKRTPAN, from the coding sequence ATGAAGAGCGGGATCCACCCGACCTACGTCACGACCACCGTGACGTGCACCTGCGGCAGCACGTTCACTACGCGGAGCACGGCCGCCTCCGGCCAGATCCACGCGGACGTCTGCAGCGCCTGCCACCCGTTCTACACGGGCAAGCAGAAGATCCTCGACACCGGTGGCCGCGTGGCACGGTTCGAGGCCCGCTACGGCAAGCGCACGCCCGCCAACTAG
- the thrC gene encoding threonine synthase, whose product MAQPWRGIIAEYAEYLPLADGDPVVTLGEGGTPLVEAPALSARTGARVYLKVEGANPTGSFKDRGMAVAISKVVAAGSPTVVCASTGNTSASAAAYAARAGLACAVVLPAGKIAAGKLAQAIVHGATLVAVDGNFDDCLTIVRELAASDAVALVNSVNPYRLQGQKTAAFEIVDTLGDAPAVHVLPVGNAGNISAYWMGYREYAAAGRANRTPVMWGVQAEGAAPFVKGEPVEHPETVATAIRIGNPASWDLAVAARDESGGRIDAVSDAEILDAQALIAREVGVFVEPASAASVAGLLARARAGDVPESATIVCTVTGNGLKDTATALGDTPIAPVSVSARTADVARVLGLD is encoded by the coding sequence ATGGCCCAGCCGTGGCGCGGCATCATCGCCGAGTACGCCGAGTACCTGCCCCTCGCCGACGGCGATCCCGTCGTGACGCTGGGCGAGGGCGGCACGCCGCTGGTCGAGGCTCCGGCGCTGTCGGCGCGGACGGGCGCCCGCGTGTACCTCAAGGTCGAGGGGGCCAACCCGACCGGCTCGTTCAAGGACCGCGGCATGGCCGTCGCGATCTCCAAGGTCGTGGCGGCGGGGTCGCCGACGGTCGTCTGCGCCTCGACGGGCAACACGTCCGCCTCCGCCGCCGCCTACGCCGCGCGCGCGGGCCTCGCCTGCGCCGTCGTCCTGCCCGCCGGGAAGATCGCGGCGGGCAAGCTCGCCCAGGCGATCGTGCACGGCGCCACGCTCGTGGCCGTCGACGGGAACTTCGACGACTGCCTGACGATCGTGCGGGAGCTCGCCGCGAGCGACGCCGTCGCCCTGGTGAACTCGGTCAACCCGTACCGCCTCCAGGGGCAGAAGACGGCGGCGTTCGAGATCGTCGACACGCTCGGCGACGCTCCGGCCGTCCACGTGCTCCCGGTCGGCAACGCAGGCAACATCTCGGCCTACTGGATGGGCTACCGCGAGTACGCCGCCGCCGGCCGCGCGAACCGGACGCCCGTGATGTGGGGCGTGCAGGCGGAGGGCGCGGCGCCGTTCGTCAAGGGTGAGCCGGTCGAGCATCCCGAGACGGTCGCGACGGCGATCCGGATCGGCAACCCGGCCTCGTGGGACCTCGCCGTCGCCGCGCGGGACGAGAGCGGGGGCCGCATCGACGCCGTCAGCGACGCCGAGATCCTCGACGCGCAGGCGCTGATCGCGCGCGAGGTCGGGGTGTTCGTCGAACCGGCGTCGGCCGCGTCGGTGGCCGGACTGCTCGCCCGCGCGCGGGCCGGTGACGTGCCGGAGAGTGCCACCATCGTGTGCACGGTCACGGGGAACGGGTTGAAGGACACGGCGACGGCGCTCGGGGACACGCCGATCGCACCGGTGAGCGTGTCCGCGCGAACGGCCGACGTCGCGCGGGTGCTCGGGCTGGACTGA
- the prfA gene encoding peptide chain release factor 1 — MSDQRSGVTGGPEFAAAEPMLAEHREIEAALADPAVHADAGRARALGRRYAELGRVVGAYRAWRRAADDATAAAELAVEDDAFASEVPALQVAEADAAEHLRRVLVPRDPDDGRDVILEIKAGEGGEESALFAGDLLRMYLRFAERRGWQTQVLEATESDLGGYKDVQVAVKSRGAAAPEDGVWAALKYEGGVHRVQRVPVTESQGRIHTSAAGVLVLPEVDDPGEVEIEGGDLRIDVFRSSGPGGQSVNTTDSAVRITHLPTGIVVSMQNEKSQLQNREQAMRVLRARLLAAQQEAAAAEAAEARRSQVRTVDRSERIRTYNFPENRIADHRTGYKAYNLDAVLAGDLDAVVASAVEADEAARLAALGSSDG, encoded by the coding sequence ATGAGTGACCAGCGCTCCGGAGTCACGGGAGGGCCCGAGTTCGCGGCCGCCGAGCCGATGCTCGCGGAGCACCGCGAGATCGAGGCGGCGCTCGCCGACCCCGCCGTGCACGCCGACGCCGGCCGCGCCCGCGCGCTCGGACGGCGATACGCCGAGCTGGGCCGCGTCGTCGGTGCCTACCGGGCGTGGCGGAGGGCCGCCGACGACGCGACGGCGGCGGCCGAGCTCGCCGTCGAGGACGACGCGTTCGCCTCCGAGGTGCCGGCGCTCCAGGTGGCGGAGGCCGACGCCGCCGAGCACCTGCGCCGCGTCCTGGTGCCTCGGGACCCCGACGACGGTCGCGACGTCATCCTCGAGATCAAGGCCGGGGAGGGCGGCGAGGAGTCGGCGCTGTTCGCCGGCGACCTGCTGCGCATGTACCTGAGGTTCGCGGAGCGGCGCGGCTGGCAGACGCAGGTGCTCGAGGCCACCGAGTCCGACCTCGGCGGCTACAAGGACGTCCAGGTCGCGGTGAAGTCGCGCGGAGCAGCGGCCCCCGAGGACGGCGTCTGGGCGGCCCTCAAGTACGAGGGCGGCGTGCACCGCGTCCAGCGTGTCCCCGTGACGGAGTCGCAAGGACGGATCCACACGTCCGCGGCCGGTGTCCTCGTCCTGCCGGAGGTCGACGACCCCGGAGAGGTCGAGATCGAGGGAGGCGACCTCCGCATCGACGTGTTCCGTTCCTCCGGCCCCGGCGGGCAGAGCGTGAACACCACCGACTCGGCCGTGCGGATCACGCACCTCCCGACGGGGATCGTCGTCTCGATGCAGAACGAGAAGTCTCAGCTGCAGAACCGCGAGCAGGCGATGCGCGTCCTGCGTGCGCGCCTGCTCGCCGCGCAGCAGGAGGCGGCTGCGGCGGAGGCTGCCGAGGCTCGTCGGTCGCAGGTACGGACCGTCGACCGGTCCGAGCGCATCCGCACGTACAACTTCCCGGAGAACCGGATCGCGGACCACCGCACGGGGTACAAGGCGTACAACCTCGACGCCGTCCTCGCGGGCGATCTCGACGCCGTCGTCGCCTCGGCTGTCGAGGCGGACGAGGCCGCGCGGCTCGCCGCGCTCGGCTCGTCCGATGGTTGA
- the rho gene encoding transcription termination factor Rho, whose protein sequence is MTDTIDTAAQAAGAARGGSLTAMRLAELQQLAGSMGISGTSKMRKNDLVAAIREARAGSAAPARAPRAKRPAADEAAPTPPQPTTHAPAAAPAAALEAPRAAGASATVTERPARQPERESAPERDVPARDVPARDAGKRAARSGGEERRRSLDDITFPEPRHDGDGEGRNGQGGERNGQRPARTGGERRDDATGERRAASVERSSDRATADRGADRGGFDDDERGGRRRRGRDRYRDRKRRGGGRGEQAQYEEVEVTEDDVLLPVAGVLDILDNYAFVRTSGYLPGPGDVYVSLGQVKKHGLRRGDAVTGAVRQPQDGEQQGQRQKFNALVRLDSVNGMDVERARSRPDFMKLTPLYPQERLRLETTPTAITARIIDLVAPIGKGQRGLIVAPPKAGKTIMMQQIANAITTNSPDVHLMVVLVDERPEEVTDWERTVKGEVISSTFDRPASDHTMVAELAIERAKRLVELGQDVIVLLDNMTRLSRAYNLAAPASGRILSGGVDASALYPPKKFFGAARNIENGGSLTILASALIETGSKMDEVIFEEFKGTGNMELRLARSLAEKRIFPAIDVNASGTRREEILIPGDELKIIWKLRRVMGALDQLPALELLLGKVREIPTNAEFLMTVQKTTPTVPGQTNELV, encoded by the coding sequence GTGACCGACACCATCGACACCGCCGCTCAGGCCGCCGGCGCGGCCCGCGGCGGGTCCCTGACTGCCATGCGCCTCGCAGAGCTGCAGCAGCTCGCAGGCAGCATGGGCATCTCCGGGACGTCCAAGATGCGCAAGAACGACCTCGTCGCAGCGATCCGTGAGGCCCGCGCCGGCTCCGCCGCGCCCGCCCGCGCCCCGCGCGCGAAGCGGCCCGCCGCTGACGAGGCCGCGCCGACGCCGCCCCAGCCGACCACGCACGCCCCGGCCGCCGCGCCCGCGGCCGCCCTCGAGGCCCCGCGCGCCGCCGGAGCCAGCGCGACGGTCACCGAGCGACCGGCCCGCCAGCCCGAGCGCGAGAGCGCGCCTGAGCGGGACGTGCCCGCCCGGGACGTGCCCGCCCGGGACGCCGGCAAGCGCGCTGCACGGTCCGGCGGCGAGGAACGCCGTCGTTCGCTCGACGACATCACGTTCCCCGAGCCGCGCCACGACGGCGACGGCGAGGGCCGCAACGGGCAGGGTGGCGAGCGCAACGGCCAGCGCCCCGCCCGTACCGGCGGCGAGCGCCGCGACGACGCGACCGGCGAGCGGCGTGCGGCGAGCGTCGAGCGGAGCAGCGACCGGGCGACCGCGGACCGCGGCGCCGACCGGGGCGGCTTCGACGACGACGAGCGCGGCGGCCGGCGTCGTCGCGGCCGCGACCGCTACCGCGACCGCAAGCGCCGGGGCGGCGGGCGCGGCGAGCAGGCGCAGTACGAGGAGGTCGAGGTCACCGAGGACGACGTCCTGCTCCCCGTCGCGGGCGTGCTCGACATCCTCGACAACTACGCGTTCGTCCGCACCAGCGGGTACCTGCCCGGCCCCGGCGACGTCTACGTCTCGCTGGGCCAGGTGAAGAAGCACGGTCTGCGCCGCGGTGACGCGGTCACCGGCGCCGTGCGGCAGCCGCAGGACGGCGAGCAGCAGGGGCAGCGGCAGAAGTTCAACGCGCTCGTGCGGCTCGACTCCGTCAACGGCATGGACGTCGAGCGGGCCCGGAGCCGCCCGGACTTCATGAAGCTGACGCCCCTGTACCCGCAGGAGCGGCTGCGCCTCGAGACGACGCCGACGGCCATCACCGCGCGCATCATCGACCTCGTCGCGCCGATCGGCAAGGGTCAGCGCGGCCTCATCGTCGCGCCGCCCAAGGCCGGCAAGACGATCATGATGCAGCAGATCGCCAACGCGATCACGACGAACAGCCCCGACGTGCACCTCATGGTCGTGCTCGTGGACGAGCGTCCCGAGGAGGTCACCGACTGGGAGCGCACCGTGAAGGGCGAGGTCATCTCCTCGACCTTCGACCGCCCGGCGTCCGACCACACGATGGTCGCCGAGCTCGCGATCGAGCGGGCGAAGCGACTCGTCGAGCTGGGGCAGGACGTGATCGTGCTGCTCGACAACATGACGCGCCTGTCGCGGGCGTACAACCTCGCGGCGCCGGCGTCCGGCCGCATCCTGTCCGGTGGTGTCGACGCCTCGGCGCTGTACCCGCCGAAGAAGTTCTTCGGCGCGGCGCGCAACATCGAGAACGGCGGCTCCCTGACGATCCTCGCCTCGGCGCTCATCGAGACCGGGTCCAAGATGGACGAGGTCATCTTCGAGGAGTTCAAGGGCACCGGGAACATGGAGCTGCGGCTCGCCCGGTCGCTCGCCGAGAAGCGGATCTTCCCGGCGATCGACGTCAACGCGTCGGGCACGCGCCGCGAGGAGATCCTCATCCCGGGCGACGAGCTCAAGATCATCTGGAAGCTGCGCCGCGTCATGGGGGCGCTCGACCAGCTGCCGGCTCTCGAGCTGCTGCTCGGCAAGGTCCGGGAGATCCCGACGAACGCCGAGTTCCTCATGACCGTGCAGAAGACGACGCCGACGGTCCCCGGCCAGACGAACGAGCTGGTCTGA
- a CDS encoding glycosyltransferase family 4 protein, with protein sequence MRVYLLVLLISAGVTVLATPLARWIARRTNAVTPLRERDVHTVPTPRLGGLAMLVGLAVALLLASQMPFLEPVFATSNQAWAILGGATIVCLLGVADDIWDLDWITKLVGQILAAGFIAWQGVQLVTLPIAGTTIGSSRLSLILTVLVIVVAMNAVNWVDGLDGLAAGVIAIGGAAFFVYTYLLTTEASPGDYSDLATMVLAALVGACLGFLPHNFFPARIFMGDSGAMMLGLVVASTAIVVTGDIDAGTVSQREQFPAFLPIVLPFAVLLVPLVDVLVVVVRRVAAGKAPWAADNSHLHHRLMARGHSHRRTVVILYMWTFLVAFGAASLAVLPTTTVLVLLGVGVAIATFLSVVPLPVRRRRRRPPVPVP encoded by the coding sequence GTGAGGGTCTACCTCCTGGTCCTGCTGATCTCCGCGGGGGTCACCGTCCTCGCGACCCCGCTCGCCCGCTGGATCGCCCGCCGCACGAACGCTGTGACGCCGTTGCGCGAGCGCGACGTCCACACTGTGCCGACCCCCCGCCTCGGGGGGCTCGCGATGCTCGTGGGGCTCGCCGTCGCGCTCCTGCTCGCCTCGCAGATGCCGTTCCTGGAACCGGTGTTCGCGACGTCGAACCAGGCGTGGGCGATCCTCGGGGGCGCGACGATCGTGTGCCTGCTCGGGGTCGCTGACGACATCTGGGACCTCGACTGGATCACGAAGCTCGTCGGGCAGATCCTGGCGGCCGGGTTCATCGCCTGGCAGGGCGTCCAGCTCGTGACGCTCCCGATCGCCGGGACGACGATCGGCTCGTCACGACTCTCGTTGATCCTGACGGTGCTCGTCATCGTCGTCGCGATGAACGCCGTGAACTGGGTGGACGGCCTCGACGGGCTCGCGGCCGGCGTCATCGCGATCGGCGGCGCCGCCTTCTTCGTCTACACGTACCTCCTGACCACCGAGGCGAGCCCGGGGGACTACTCGGACCTCGCGACGATGGTGCTCGCGGCTCTGGTGGGCGCGTGCCTCGGCTTCCTCCCGCACAACTTCTTCCCGGCCCGCATCTTCATGGGCGACTCCGGCGCGATGATGCTCGGACTCGTGGTGGCCTCGACGGCCATCGTCGTCACCGGTGACATCGACGCCGGCACCGTGTCGCAGCGTGAGCAGTTCCCGGCGTTCCTGCCGATCGTCCTGCCGTTCGCCGTGCTCCTGGTGCCGCTCGTCGACGTGCTCGTCGTCGTCGTCCGCCGGGTCGCGGCCGGCAAGGCGCCCTGGGCGGCCGACAACAGCCACCTGCACCATCGCCTCATGGCGCGCGGGCACAGCCACCGGCGGACCGTCGTGATCCTCTACATGTGGACGTTCCTCGTGGCGTTCGGCGCGGCCTCGCTCGCCGTGCTGCCGACGACGACGGTGCTCGTGCTGCTCGGGGTCGGTGTGGCGATCGCCACGTTCCTCTCCGTCGTCCCGCTCCCGGTGCGCCGCCGACGGCGCAGACCGCCCGTCCCGGTGCCCTAG
- a CDS encoding VanZ family protein, whose product MTRRIRWWWVAFGVAVVVQLIALYAPSTPRVGPDIPNLDKLQHGLSFALVAGTGLLAGLRARWFVPVLLAHAVLSEVVQGAFLPDRSGDVADVVADVAGIAVGWALAFLVMRRRSASFSVAGPRPPADVR is encoded by the coding sequence GTGACGCGGAGGATCCGATGGTGGTGGGTGGCGTTCGGCGTCGCCGTCGTGGTGCAGCTGATCGCGCTGTACGCGCCGAGCACCCCGCGGGTCGGTCCGGACATCCCGAACCTGGACAAGCTGCAGCACGGGCTGTCCTTCGCGCTCGTCGCGGGCACGGGCCTGCTCGCCGGGCTCCGCGCACGCTGGTTCGTGCCGGTGCTGCTCGCGCACGCCGTGCTGAGCGAGGTCGTGCAGGGGGCGTTCCTGCCCGATCGTTCGGGCGACGTGGCCGACGTCGTCGCTGACGTCGCCGGGATCGCCGTCGGCTGGGCGCTGGCGTTCCTCGTGATGCGGCGCCGCTCGGCGTCGTTCAGCGTCGCCGGGCCACGACCGCCCGCGGACGTCCGGTGA